Proteins from one Flavobacterium sp. N2038 genomic window:
- a CDS encoding sigma-54-dependent transcriptional regulator, which produces MRKKQAQILIVDDQEEILFSAKMILKKHFETIFTENSPKKIISTLSENDINVVLLDMNYRIGFEDGREGIHWLKEIKTLSPNTIVILMTAFGKIDTAVEGIKMGAFDYVLKPWNNEKLLEIIDKAVAESRKHSKKTIVEKVEKRYFTGTSQKIKQAYSIAEKVAKTDANVLVLGENGTGKFVFAEFIHQNSERKKEPFVHVDLGSLSDNLFESELFGYAKGAFTDAKADTPGRFESAQNGTIFLDEIGNIPLHLQSKLLHVLQTKTVTRLGESKARPLNVRIISATNNDIKAEVKNKVFREDLLYRINTMEINLPPLRERKEDIVPMAHFVLDQVAEKYNQENWRFEENVAPYLERYPWKGNVREMENKIERALILADNNTISINDLDILDFEDIQENDDNPLSELEKTAIEKALFKHHGNISKTAEELGLSRAALYRRIEKYDLKN; this is translated from the coding sequence ATGAGAAAGAAGCAAGCTCAAATATTAATTGTTGACGATCAGGAAGAAATTTTGTTTTCGGCAAAAATGATTCTTAAAAAACATTTTGAAACCATTTTTACTGAAAATAGTCCCAAAAAAATCATTTCGACTTTAAGCGAAAATGACATAAATGTGGTTTTATTAGATATGAATTACCGTATTGGTTTTGAAGATGGACGCGAAGGAATTCATTGGCTAAAAGAAATCAAAACACTTTCTCCAAATACAATTGTGATTTTGATGACCGCTTTTGGTAAAATCGATACTGCAGTTGAAGGAATTAAAATGGGAGCTTTTGATTATGTTTTAAAACCCTGGAATAATGAAAAACTGCTCGAAATAATTGATAAAGCTGTTGCCGAAAGCCGAAAGCACAGTAAAAAAACAATTGTTGAAAAAGTAGAAAAAAGATATTTTACCGGAACTTCTCAAAAAATAAAGCAAGCCTATTCTATTGCCGAAAAAGTAGCTAAAACAGATGCCAATGTTTTGGTTTTGGGAGAAAACGGAACCGGGAAGTTTGTTTTTGCCGAATTTATACATCAGAATTCAGAAAGAAAAAAAGAACCTTTTGTACATGTCGATTTAGGTTCTTTGAGCGATAATTTGTTCGAAAGCGAACTTTTTGGTTATGCAAAAGGCGCTTTTACCGATGCAAAAGCAGATACTCCGGGAAGATTTGAATCGGCTCAAAACGGAACTATTTTTCTGGATGAAATAGGAAATATTCCGCTTCATTTACAATCTAAATTATTGCACGTTTTGCAGACTAAAACGGTAACACGTTTGGGTGAAAGCAAAGCAAGACCTTTAAATGTCCGCATCATCTCGGCAACCAATAATGATATTAAGGCCGAGGTAAAAAATAAAGTATTCAGAGAAGATTTGCTTTACCGAATCAATACAATGGAAATTAATTTGCCGCCTTTGCGTGAGCGAAAAGAAGATATTGTTCCGATGGCACATTTTGTTCTGGATCAGGTAGCCGAAAAGTACAATCAGGAGAATTGGCGTTTTGAGGAGAATGTTGCGCCCTATCTAGAGCGATACCCGTGGAAAGGAAACGTAAGAGAAATGGAAAACAAGATCGAGCGCGCTTTGATTTTGGCCGATAATAATACTATTTCTATAAACGATTTAGATATTCTGGATTTTGAAGATATTCAGGAAAACGATGATAATCCGTTATCTGAACTGGAAAAAACCGCCATCGAAAAAGCACTTTTTAAACATCACGGAAATATATCAAAAACTGCCGAAGAATTAGGATTGTCAAGAGCGGCGCTGTATAGAAGAATTGAGAAATATGATTTGAAGAATTAG
- the trmB gene encoding tRNA (guanosine(46)-N7)-methyltransferase TrmB has translation MGSKNKLKRFRENETFQNVFQPTREEVVGNLMPLRGKWNSDFFKNDNPLVLELGCGKGEYSVGLAERYPDKNFIGIDIKGARFWRGAKTAVETGLHNVAFVRTQIELINHIFADGEVDEIWITFPDPQIKYKRTKHRMTNSEFLQLYKKILKKDGVVNLKTDSEFMHGYTLGLLHGEGHEVLYANHNVYKNEGSPEEVTAFQTFYEKQYLEINKAITYIRFKIKD, from the coding sequence GTGGGAAGTAAAAATAAACTTAAAAGATTCAGAGAAAACGAAACATTTCAAAACGTTTTTCAGCCAACCAGAGAAGAAGTTGTAGGCAACCTAATGCCTTTGAGAGGAAAATGGAATTCTGATTTCTTTAAAAATGATAATCCTTTAGTTTTAGAATTAGGATGTGGAAAAGGAGAATACTCTGTTGGATTGGCAGAAAGATATCCTGACAAAAATTTTATCGGAATCGACATTAAAGGTGCACGTTTCTGGAGAGGCGCAAAAACCGCTGTCGAAACCGGATTGCATAATGTTGCTTTTGTTCGAACTCAAATCGAATTGATCAATCATATTTTTGCCGATGGCGAAGTAGATGAAATCTGGATTACTTTTCCGGATCCTCAAATTAAATACAAAAGAACAAAGCACAGAATGACCAATTCTGAGTTTTTGCAGTTGTATAAAAAAATCCTTAAAAAAGATGGTGTTGTAAACCTTAAAACCGACAGCGAATTTATGCACGGCTATACTCTTGGTTTACTTCATGGTGAAGGACATGAGGTTTTATACGCAAACCATAACGTATACAAAAACGAAGGAAGCCCTGAAGAAGTTACTGCTTTTCAGACTTTTTATGAAAAACAATATTTAGAAATTAACAAGGCAATTACGTATATTCGTTTCAAAATTAAAGACTAA
- a CDS encoding ammonium transporter: MKIERRWIISFIIISIVCITGAFWPAMTENSYVLSEFGNTDHIVPADVAWMLTSSCLVLIMTPGLSFFYGGMVGKKNVISTMLQSFICLGVVTLLWVVVAFSLAFGDPVGFGSGDHFYSFFGNPTTFAFMDYVGVLPHKKLASTIPFMLFALFQMKFAIIAPAIITGSFAERVRFISYLIFISLFTIFIYAPLCHAVWYPTGILGSYFGVKDFAGGTVVHMSSGFAALAGVIVLGKRKNSQHIPTNIPFVLLGTGMLWFGWFGFNAGSALAANGTAAMAFATTTTSSAAAMLTWIFFDRMNGRKVSALGACIGAVVGLVAITPAAGFVSVPESMFFGFITALVSNSAVNCRFSKKFDDTLDVFACHGVGGIMGMILTAIFAHGQDASLLHGGWNVFAHHMMALVLVSVFTFFGAYFLFKVTNFIIPLRVSEESEHMGLDLSQHDETLDPKLKPITEPHYG, encoded by the coding sequence ATGAAAATAGAAAGACGCTGGATCATTTCCTTTATTATTATAAGTATTGTTTGTATTACGGGTGCATTTTGGCCAGCAATGACCGAAAATAGTTATGTATTATCTGAATTTGGCAATACAGACCATATTGTTCCGGCAGATGTTGCCTGGATGCTTACTTCTTCTTGTCTGGTTTTGATCATGACACCCGGACTGTCTTTTTTTTATGGCGGAATGGTAGGCAAGAAAAATGTGATTTCGACTATGCTGCAAAGTTTTATTTGTTTGGGCGTTGTGACGCTTTTATGGGTTGTAGTTGCATTTAGTTTAGCTTTTGGAGATCCGGTTGGTTTTGGATCCGGAGACCATTTTTATAGTTTCTTCGGGAATCCAACTACTTTTGCTTTTATGGATTATGTGGGTGTTTTGCCTCATAAAAAATTGGCAAGTACGATTCCGTTTATGCTTTTTGCTTTATTCCAAATGAAATTTGCCATAATCGCTCCGGCTATTATTACAGGTTCATTTGCAGAACGTGTTCGATTTATTTCGTATTTAATTTTCATCAGCTTATTTACCATTTTCATATACGCGCCTTTATGCCATGCCGTTTGGTATCCAACAGGTATTTTAGGAAGCTATTTTGGTGTGAAAGATTTTGCCGGAGGAACGGTGGTACATATGAGTTCTGGATTTGCCGCTTTGGCAGGAGTTATTGTTTTGGGGAAAAGAAAAAACAGTCAGCATATTCCAACCAATATTCCGTTTGTATTATTAGGAACGGGAATGTTATGGTTTGGCTGGTTCGGATTCAACGCCGGATCTGCTCTTGCAGCCAACGGAACTGCTGCAATGGCTTTTGCAACTACAACAACTTCATCAGCCGCAGCAATGTTAACCTGGATTTTCTTTGATCGAATGAATGGCAGAAAAGTATCGGCTTTAGGAGCCTGTATTGGCGCAGTTGTTGGTTTAGTAGCCATTACGCCTGCTGCCGGATTTGTATCGGTTCCAGAAAGTATGTTCTTTGGATTTATAACGGCTTTAGTTTCAAACTCTGCTGTAAATTGTCGTTTTTCTAAAAAGTTTGATGATACTCTTGACGTTTTTGCCTGTCATGGTGTTGGCGGAATTATGGGAATGATTTTAACTGCAATTTTCGCGCATGGCCAGGATGCCAGTTTACTACACGGCGGATGGAACGTTTTTGCACACCATATGATGGCATTGGTTCTGGTTTCTGTCTTTACATTCTTTGGTGCTTATTTTTTATTCAAAGTAACCAATTTTATTATTCCGCTAAGAGTTTCAGAAGAGTCAGAACATATGGGACTGGATTTATCTCAACATGATGAAACCCTTGATCCAAAATTAAAACCAATTACCGAACCGCATTACGGGTAA
- a CDS encoding LysE family transporter, whose amino-acid sequence MALLTPLLSGFIAAAIGIIPPGLINMTAAKINLKEGKKNALWFVIGAVLVIFFQVSVAVLFARVIDNRPDVVTLLREVGFVIFSILTIYFLFIAKEPQTKKKSKIKKSSKKSRFFLGMLLSGLNFFPIPYYVVVSVTLASYHLFVFENNIIFTFVIGSVLGSFAALYSYIAFFGRIEKKTDYLMRNMNTIIGSITGLVALATLFNILNYYFR is encoded by the coding sequence ATGGCATTACTTACTCCATTACTTTCTGGTTTTATTGCTGCTGCGATTGGGATTATTCCTCCGGGTTTAATCAACATGACGGCAGCCAAAATAAACCTTAAAGAGGGAAAAAAGAATGCGCTGTGGTTTGTAATTGGAGCCGTTTTGGTTATTTTCTTTCAGGTATCGGTAGCGGTTTTATTTGCACGTGTGATCGATAATCGTCCGGATGTGGTAACCTTACTTCGTGAAGTTGGTTTTGTTATTTTCTCTATTCTTACCATTTACTTTTTGTTTATTGCTAAAGAACCGCAAACCAAAAAGAAATCTAAAATCAAAAAAAGCAGTAAAAAAAGCCGTTTCTTTCTGGGAATGCTTCTTTCTGGTTTAAACTTCTTTCCTATTCCATATTATGTTGTTGTAAGTGTTACATTGGCTTCATACCACCTTTTTGTATTTGAAAACAATATTATTTTTACTTTTGTTATTGGTTCGGTTTTAGGCTCATTTGCTGCTTTATACAGCTACATTGCTTTCTTTGGAAGAATCGAAAAGAAAACAGATTATTTAATGCGCAACATGAATACTATTATTGGTAGTATTACCGGTTTAGTTGCTCTTGCGACACTTTTTAATATTTTGAATTACTATTTCAGGTAA
- a CDS encoding nuclear transport factor 2 family protein, protein MKKTILLLLFVVSFANAQKAEKDKINQTLDAWHKAAAEVKMDVYFNTLAPDAIYIGTDATENWSKDDFYTWAKPFFERGTTWNFKALERHIYFDSTGKVAWFDELLDTQMKICRGSGVLVKVGKEWKIQHYVLSMTIPNDEVEAAIKIKAPIEDALITKLQKK, encoded by the coding sequence ATGAAAAAAACAATTCTACTTCTTTTATTTGTTGTGTCTTTTGCAAATGCTCAAAAAGCTGAAAAAGACAAAATCAATCAAACTTTAGATGCATGGCATAAAGCTGCTGCCGAAGTAAAAATGGACGTTTACTTTAATACTCTTGCTCCTGATGCCATTTATATAGGAACAGATGCAACAGAAAACTGGTCTAAAGATGATTTTTATACCTGGGCAAAACCATTTTTTGAAAGAGGAACAACCTGGAATTTTAAAGCTTTAGAGCGTCATATTTATTTTGATTCAACAGGTAAAGTAGCGTGGTTTGATGAATTACTTGATACACAAATGAAAATCTGTCGCGGTTCTGGCGTTTTGGTTAAAGTGGGAAAAGAATGGAAAATTCAACATTATGTTTTATCGATGACAATTCCGAATGACGAAGTTGAAGCTGCCATAAAAATTAAAGCCCCAATTGAAGACGCACTGATTACAAAACTTCAAAAAAAATAA
- a CDS encoding NAD(P)H-binding protein yields MKKAIVYGASGLVGSYILESLLNDANYEEIIIVVRKDLNIDHPKLKTLIGDFHSLANVGKGIYADEIFIALGTTKKKTPNKEQYYQIDHDYPVLAAQLAKDNGAKAVFLVSAVGANENSAVFYIKMKGETEQDIIDLNFEHTYIFRPSMILGDRKENRPLERFFIALWKIINPLFIGGLSKYKGIEAQDIAKAMIKSANKTNEKVKILQWSEMTALLK; encoded by the coding sequence ATGAAAAAAGCAATTGTATACGGAGCAAGCGGACTAGTAGGATCATATATTTTGGAAAGTTTATTGAATGATGCCAATTATGAAGAAATAATAATTGTTGTCAGGAAAGATCTAAACATTGATCATCCAAAATTAAAGACTTTAATAGGCGATTTTCATTCGTTGGCAAATGTGGGAAAAGGTATTTATGCAGATGAAATTTTTATAGCCCTTGGAACTACAAAAAAGAAAACACCCAATAAAGAACAATATTATCAAATCGATCATGATTATCCGGTTTTAGCAGCGCAGTTGGCTAAAGATAATGGAGCAAAAGCAGTTTTTTTGGTTTCTGCCGTTGGAGCCAACGAAAATTCGGCAGTGTTTTACATTAAAATGAAAGGCGAAACAGAGCAGGATATTATCGATTTGAATTTTGAACACACTTATATTTTTCGCCCCTCAATGATATTAGGAGACAGAAAAGAAAACCGGCCACTTGAGCGTTTTTTTATAGCGCTCTGGAAAATTATCAATCCTTTGTTTATAGGAGGATTAAGTAAGTACAAAGGGATCGAGGCGCAGGATATTGCCAAAGCAATGATTAAGAGTGCAAACAAAACCAATGAAAAAGTCAAAATATTGCAGTGGAGCGAAATGACTGCTTTATTAAAATAA
- a CDS encoding RidA family protein, producing MSDHKVFINQVALKDGKILNPGKVGATVTDDQAKEATYQTMLNVIAVLKEACGGDLNKVKQCVQLTGYFNTTPEYTQHAALMNSASNLTALVFGEKGKHARATIGAVSLPINSAVEIQAVFEIE from the coding sequence ATTTCAGATCATAAAGTTTTTATTAATCAGGTAGCCTTAAAAGACGGAAAGATTTTAAATCCGGGAAAAGTTGGCGCAACTGTAACAGATGATCAGGCTAAAGAAGCAACATATCAAACGATGCTAAATGTAATTGCAGTTTTAAAAGAAGCTTGCGGAGGTGATTTGAATAAGGTCAAACAATGTGTACAATTGACAGGATATTTTAATACTACACCGGAATATACACAACATGCTGCCCTTATGAATTCGGCTTCTAATTTGACTGCATTGGTTTTTGGAGAAAAAGGAAAACATGCCAGAGCCACAATTGGTGCAGTTTCGTTACCAATAAACTCGGCTGTAGAAATTCAGGCTGTTTTTGAAATAGAATAA
- the wrbA gene encoding NAD(P)H:quinone oxidoreductase, with amino-acid sequence MKKQLLVLLITVLLGFGANAQLKSTETNVLVLIYSQNGGTYKMAKSIAEGIQEYPNTKATLKRVPSINPKEKLNADVEKLPIATIDELANYDGIAFGSPVHFANISAEMNSFFSQSIPLWTSRALEGKPTTVFMSAGSGAGKEAAILSFWNILASHGMVIVPTGIMGTATLDKSAPQGNTPFGATSLAGSTGTRPSQSELNLAKEQGKALARVASGLKNTENIKTVKQLRQKLKMMSIKR; translated from the coding sequence ATGAAAAAGCAATTACTCGTATTATTAATCACAGTACTTTTAGGTTTTGGTGCCAATGCACAACTAAAATCTACCGAAACAAATGTTTTGGTTTTGATTTATTCTCAAAACGGCGGAACCTACAAAATGGCTAAATCTATTGCCGAAGGAATTCAGGAATATCCAAATACAAAAGCAACTTTAAAGAGAGTTCCATCAATAAATCCTAAAGAAAAACTAAATGCCGATGTCGAGAAATTACCTATCGCCACAATTGACGAACTAGCCAATTATGACGGAATCGCATTTGGGAGTCCGGTACATTTTGCCAATATTAGTGCTGAGATGAATTCTTTTTTCAGCCAAAGTATTCCGCTTTGGACTTCGAGAGCTTTAGAAGGAAAACCAACAACTGTATTTATGTCTGCAGGATCCGGAGCAGGAAAAGAAGCTGCTATTTTATCTTTCTGGAATATTCTGGCCTCTCACGGAATGGTAATCGTACCTACAGGAATTATGGGAACGGCTACTCTGGACAAATCGGCTCCTCAGGGAAACACGCCTTTTGGAGCAACTTCATTAGCAGGATCAACAGGAACACGCCCGTCACAAAGCGAATTGAATTTGGCTAAAGAACAAGGAAAAGCTTTGGCAAGAGTCGCATCTGGATTAAAAAATACAGAGAACATAAAAACGGTAAAACAGCTTCGACAGAAATTAAAAATGATGTCAATAAAACGCTAA
- a CDS encoding MGMT family protein codes for MAEENFFERVYTVARQIPYGKVTSYGAIAKALGAARSARMVGWAMNACHNMDDVPAHRVVNQKGLLTGKHHFDGTNLMQQLLESEGIKVVNNQIVDLEKHFWKPEVQY; via the coding sequence ATGGCTGAAGAAAATTTTTTCGAGAGAGTGTATACAGTTGCCCGACAAATTCCTTACGGAAAAGTGACTTCTTACGGCGCAATTGCAAAAGCCTTAGGCGCCGCACGTTCTGCCAGAATGGTTGGCTGGGCCATGAATGCGTGTCATAATATGGATGATGTTCCGGCACACAGAGTTGTAAACCAAAAAGGACTTTTGACAGGGAAACATCATTTTGACGGAACCAATTTAATGCAGCAGCTTTTAGAAAGTGAAGGTATTAAAGTAGTCAATAATCAAATTGTAGACTTAGAAAAACACTTTTGGAAACCTGAAGTGCAGTATTAA
- a CDS encoding sensor histidine kinase, producing MKNWKFYNALFVRVLFVMLLFFLCVFLLYKMFYYNALLVGSFVFIMMAEMYFYVKNRLQFYDRTMLSILQNDFSTNFPEENKKDNFKSLYLLYETLKDRQQEQISKELIYRSLLNNIDTAALILEKDNEDWNIFLMNDCFSDLFKVPKVNHWKYLKNYLPSLCFEIEKTDFSELKSAISIKIEEQDLQTFMLQTSRTRTYNKEYFIVLLDSIQRVIEKKEKEAWINLMKIISHELMNSLTPIRALSQNLLHIVDQDKLEDDDFEDIKSSISTIINRSDHLQVFVDNYRKLAMLPTPTKVMTPINDLFDDCFRVMSPILKSENIELVNDLHSSRSILIDKNQMEQVIINLITNSIYALKEKSEKKMFVSSYTENNRFFITISDNGKGIDKEIQDKVFLPFFTTRKDGAGIGLTLSKNIIEAHGGYLSYQTDEDKTSFVICLI from the coding sequence ATGAAAAACTGGAAATTTTATAATGCTTTGTTCGTGAGAGTTTTGTTTGTGATGCTGCTCTTTTTCCTTTGCGTTTTTCTACTTTATAAAATGTTTTACTATAATGCGCTTTTGGTGGGCTCATTTGTTTTTATAATGATGGCCGAAATGTATTTTTATGTAAAAAACCGATTGCAGTTTTATGACAGAACGATGCTTTCGATTTTGCAAAATGACTTTTCGACCAATTTCCCCGAAGAGAACAAAAAAGATAATTTTAAAAGTTTATATCTTCTGTATGAAACTTTAAAAGATCGGCAGCAGGAACAAATTTCTAAAGAGCTAATTTATCGTTCTCTTTTAAATAATATTGATACTGCAGCTTTAATTCTGGAAAAAGACAATGAAGACTGGAATATTTTTTTAATGAATGATTGTTTTTCAGACTTGTTTAAAGTGCCCAAAGTAAATCATTGGAAATATCTTAAAAATTATTTGCCCTCTCTTTGTTTTGAAATTGAAAAGACGGATTTCAGTGAATTAAAATCGGCAATTTCTATAAAAATTGAAGAACAGGATTTGCAGACTTTTATGTTGCAGACTTCAAGAACCCGAACGTATAATAAAGAATATTTTATTGTTTTACTGGATAGTATTCAGCGGGTTATTGAGAAGAAAGAAAAAGAAGCCTGGATTAATTTAATGAAGATTATATCGCATGAATTAATGAATTCCTTAACGCCAATTCGTGCGCTTTCGCAGAATTTACTTCATATTGTAGATCAGGATAAACTGGAAGATGATGATTTTGAGGATATTAAAAGCAGTATTTCGACCATTATAAACAGAAGTGATCATTTGCAGGTTTTTGTTGATAATTACCGAAAACTGGCCATGCTGCCAACACCAACAAAAGTAATGACACCTATAAACGATTTGTTTGATGATTGTTTTAGAGTTATGAGCCCGATTTTAAAATCGGAAAACATTGAGTTGGTAAATGATCTGCACAGTTCTCGTTCTATTTTGATTGATAAAAACCAAATGGAGCAGGTGATTATAAATTTGATTACAAACAGTATTTATGCATTAAAAGAGAAAAGCGAGAAGAAAATGTTTGTCTCCAGTTATACTGAAAATAACCGCTTTTTTATTACCATTTCAGACAATGGAAAAGGAATTGATAAAGAAATTCAGGATAAAGTATTTCTTCCGTTTTTTACCACCAGAAAAGATGGTGCCGGAATTGGATTAACGCTTTCTAAGAATATTATCGAGGCACACGGCGGCTATTTAAGCTATCAGACCGATGAAGATAAAACGAGTTTTGTGATTTGTTTGATTTAG
- a CDS encoding HPF/RaiA family ribosome-associated protein, translated as MKIQINTDKNIDGHARLESYFSGELEKGLARFEDKITRIEVHFGDENGEKFSLQDKKCVIEVRPQKLQPITVTEHADTLEKAFSGALTKIKKSLTTTFEKIKEY; from the coding sequence ATGAAGATTCAAATCAACACCGACAAAAACATTGATGGACATGCAAGATTAGAAAGCTACTTTTCTGGAGAATTAGAAAAAGGTTTAGCACGTTTTGAAGACAAAATTACCCGTATAGAAGTTCACTTTGGTGATGAAAATGGAGAAAAGTTTAGTTTGCAGGACAAAAAATGTGTAATCGAAGTTCGCCCTCAAAAATTACAACCCATAACCGTAACAGAACACGCCGACACCCTTGAAAAAGCTTTTAGCGGCGCTCTAACAAAAATTAAAAAATCATTGACTACGACTTTTGAAAAAATCAAAGAGTATTAA
- a CDS encoding ATP-binding protein yields MLTSDLNKDTKDKLYSIKNNIDKAIKVSQIIIKSNFDYKHTKQRINLPIYIREYIEDLNISRPNLNFTIDGVFDKYYLINPIEIDIILDNLVSNSIKAKASRIVIAFEKLNDKIQINYFDDGLGMSEKLVHNANSIFELGVRDSSERGSGIGLFDVKKRINNLKGDIIFLGNNLKLKGAAFQITL; encoded by the coding sequence TTGCTAACATCAGATCTTAATAAGGACACGAAAGATAAACTTTATTCAATTAAAAACAATATTGATAAAGCTATAAAAGTTTCACAAATTATAATCAAATCAAATTTTGATTATAAACATACTAAACAAAGGATAAATTTACCTATTTACATAAGGGAATATATTGAGGATTTAAATATTTCTAGACCAAACTTAAACTTTACAATTGATGGAGTTTTTGACAAATATTACTTAATTAATCCAATAGAAATAGATATTATCTTAGACAATTTAGTTTCTAATTCGATAAAAGCCAAAGCTAGTAGAATTGTTATAGCGTTTGAAAAACTAAATGATAAAATCCAAATAAATTATTTTGATGATGGTCTAGGTATGTCCGAAAAATTAGTGCATAATGCTAATTCTATTTTTGAATTAGGTGTAAGAGACTCATCAGAACGTGGTTCCGGAATAGGGTTGTTTGATGTAAAAAAACGAATAAATAATTTAAAAGGAGATATTATTTTTTTAGGTAATAATTTAAAACTAAAAGGAGCAGCCTTTCAAATAACTTTATAA
- a CDS encoding ATP-binding protein, with the protein MDKGVLNFDIKTGMKNIIGRDLITDDFIAIYELVKNSYDAYADSVKIIFNKDEIIIADNGKGMSKDDLEKKWFAVAYSAKKDKTEDNDLSRDSHLNNLKSKRFYAGAKGVGRFSCDRLGGKLELITSKVNIEETFKVDVDWGEFEKDAQQSFDSIQIPFESIKNNDVFPKNKNHGTILKIQSLNSNWDIQKLRELRRSLEKLINPFSKENSFTIEIQAKDFIGVDNSSGNNLKINGVIDNSILKVLDLKTTQIDLKLKDNIIITKIIDRGTLIYHIEEPNKYLSIIDDLEINLYFLNRSAKINFGKLMDIEPVNYGNVFLFKNGFRVQPYGNVGDDSWELDNRKQQGYNRFLGTRDLFGKVDLITENFNEFKEVSSRASGLVETVGKKVLFDLFKEKAFLRLERYVAGVLWGEAFKRKNYFLDKEIAQQFREELQNDKDKDSYEDALNNLGSKIDFVNLIKTLSDDKDIKIIEYNKYLVNLVNEKLDIIQPKFISDLEKIAEKTNDVDLLNQVKLTEESFKRF; encoded by the coding sequence ATGGATAAAGGTGTATTAAATTTTGACATAAAAACAGGAATGAAAAATATCATTGGTAGAGATTTGATTACTGATGACTTTATTGCTATTTATGAATTAGTTAAAAATTCATATGACGCATATGCAGATTCTGTAAAAATTATTTTCAATAAAGATGAAATCATTATAGCTGACAACGGAAAAGGAATGTCAAAAGATGATTTAGAAAAAAAATGGTTTGCAGTAGCTTATTCCGCTAAAAAAGATAAAACTGAAGATAACGATTTATCAAGGGACTCTCACTTAAATAATTTAAAATCTAAAAGATTTTATGCAGGAGCAAAAGGTGTTGGTCGTTTTTCTTGCGATAGACTGGGAGGTAAATTAGAACTTATCACATCAAAAGTAAATATTGAGGAAACTTTTAAAGTAGATGTAGACTGGGGAGAATTCGAAAAAGATGCACAACAAAGTTTTGATTCAATACAAATTCCATTTGAAAGTATTAAAAACAATGATGTTTTTCCAAAAAACAAAAATCATGGTACAATTTTAAAAATCCAAAGCTTAAATTCTAATTGGGACATTCAAAAATTAAGAGAATTAAGACGATCTTTAGAAAAACTAATCAATCCTTTTTCAAAAGAAAATAGTTTTACTATTGAAATTCAAGCAAAAGATTTTATAGGAGTTGACAATAGCTCAGGAAACAATCTCAAAATAAATGGAGTCATTGATAATAGTATTTTAAAAGTTCTTGATTTAAAAACTACTCAAATTGACTTAAAACTAAAGGACAATATAATAATTACCAAAATTATCGATAGAGGAACTTTGATTTATCATATAGAAGAGCCTAACAAATATCTTTCAATTATTGATGACCTAGAAATTAATCTTTATTTCTTAAATCGTAGTGCCAAAATCAACTTTGGTAAACTAATGGATATTGAACCCGTTAACTATGGAAATGTATTTTTATTTAAAAATGGTTTTAGAGTTCAACCTTATGGAAATGTTGGAGATGATAGCTGGGAACTAGATAACAGGAAACAACAAGGATATAATCGTTTTCTTGGTACAAGAGACTTATTTGGAAAAGTTGATTTAATAACTGAAAATTTCAATGAATTCAAGGAAGTCTCGAGTAGAGCCAGTGGTTTAGTTGAAACTGTAGGCAAAAAAGTATTATTTGATTTATTTAAAGAAAAAGCATTTTTAAGATTAGAAAGATACGTAGCGGGGGTTCTTTGGGGCGAAGCATTTAAAAGAAAAAATTATTTTTTAGACAAGGAAATTGCTCAACAATTTAGAGAAGAATTACAAAATGATAAAGATAAAGACTCTTATGAAGATGCATTAAATAATTTAGGAAGTAAAATTGATTTTGTTAATTTAATAAAAACTTTGAGTGATGACAAAGACATCAAAATCATTGAATACAATAAATATCTAGTTAACCTCGTAAATGAAAAACTTGATATTATCCAACCTAAATTCATTTCTGATTTAGAAAAAATAGCTGAGAAGACTAATGACGTCGATTTGTTAAATCAAGTTAAACTAACCGAAGAAAGTTTTAAAAGATTTTAA